Proteins encoded by one window of Phycisphaerae bacterium:
- the pyk gene encoding pyruvate kinase, translated as MIRTKLIATVGPACDNDAVLGQMIDAGVNVFRLNFSHGTLDAHAASLGRIRRLAIHRGAMIAVLGDLCGPKIRLGKIAAGKCELVVGQEVTFQRAEIEGTPQRLWSGYASLIDDVQEGHRVLIDDGNVRLRAIGKQKDELVCRCEVGGMISDRKGINLPDSKVSAPALTEKDRGDLDWAVAHDLDWVALSFVRQPEDLRQLRAILKQRRSGLRIMAKLEKPEALEHVDEIIALSDGVMVARGDLGVEMDLARVPVIQKEIALHGQHDGKPVVIATQMLQSMVASPVPTRAEVSDVANAILDRGDAVMLSAETSVGQFPVEAVRMMGRIAEQTESFGQRRGQELGINLTTSLPVATAIVRGTAVVAREMKPPLVALWTPSGETATLLSKHRLEAPIVALSPDERVCRQMALLYGVIPIHMDLCQGFRAMLSQLDEVLLQRGLAAKRDRIVVVADTRPDVADEIDAVFIHLVCSTAPEARTA; from the coding sequence ATGATACGAACCAAGCTCATCGCAACGGTCGGGCCGGCGTGCGACAACGATGCCGTGCTTGGACAGATGATCGACGCCGGCGTCAACGTGTTCCGGTTGAACTTCTCACACGGCACCCTGGACGCCCACGCGGCCTCGCTGGGCCGGATCCGGCGACTGGCGATCCACCGTGGGGCCATGATCGCCGTGCTGGGTGACCTGTGCGGACCGAAGATCCGGTTGGGCAAGATCGCCGCGGGCAAGTGTGAGCTGGTCGTCGGGCAGGAGGTGACCTTCCAGCGGGCGGAGATCGAAGGAACACCCCAAAGGCTGTGGAGCGGCTACGCAAGCCTGATCGACGACGTGCAGGAAGGACATCGGGTGCTCATCGATGACGGCAACGTCCGGCTCAGGGCAATCGGCAAGCAAAAGGACGAGTTGGTCTGCCGCTGCGAGGTTGGAGGTATGATCAGCGATCGCAAGGGCATCAACCTACCCGACTCGAAGGTCTCAGCCCCGGCTCTGACCGAGAAGGACCGAGGCGATCTGGACTGGGCTGTCGCCCATGATCTCGACTGGGTGGCCCTGTCGTTCGTGCGTCAGCCGGAGGACCTCCGGCAGCTCCGCGCGATCCTGAAGCAGCGCCGCAGCGGGCTGCGAATCATGGCCAAGCTGGAGAAGCCGGAAGCCCTGGAGCATGTCGACGAGATCATCGCCCTCAGCGACGGGGTCATGGTTGCCCGCGGCGATCTCGGCGTGGAGATGGATCTGGCTCGGGTCCCGGTCATCCAGAAGGAGATCGCCCTGCACGGACAACACGATGGCAAGCCGGTGGTGATCGCGACACAGATGCTGCAGTCGATGGTTGCCAGCCCGGTGCCGACACGAGCCGAGGTCAGCGATGTGGCCAACGCCATTCTCGATCGGGGGGACGCGGTCATGCTCTCCGCGGAGACGTCCGTCGGACAGTTTCCGGTCGAGGCGGTGCGGATGATGGGGCGTATCGCGGAGCAGACCGAGTCGTTCGGGCAGCGCCGTGGGCAGGAACTGGGAATCAACCTGACGACGAGCCTGCCGGTGGCGACGGCCATCGTTCGCGGCACGGCGGTCGTGGCCCGGGAGATGAAGCCGCCGCTGGTGGCTTTGTGGACGCCTTCGGGAGAGACGGCCACGCTGCTCAGCAAGCACCGGCTCGAGGCCCCCATTGTAGCCTTGTCGCCGGACGAGCGGGTCTGCCGACAAATGGCCCTGCTCTACGGGGTCATTCCCATCCACATGGACCTGTGTCAAGGCTTCCGGGCGATGCTTAGCCAGCTAGACGAAGTCCTGCTCCAGCGCGGCTTGGCGGCCAAGCGCGACCGGATCGTGGTCGTGGCCGACACTCGCCCGGACGTGGCAGACGAGATCGATGCCGTGTTCATCCACCTGGTCTGCTCTACCGCACCAGAAGCTCGCACGGCATGA
- a CDS encoding amidohydrolase, producing the protein MIVDCHTHVWESIEQLGRGTGQVYGRPHGHRSASIPRADIASHLAAAKPVDKSFVLAFKSHYLEADVPNAYVARYVRQYPDRLIGFAGLDPSRPKEAIDELRRAHDDLGMRGVTIWPAAQDFHPASSAAMRVYAEVSRLRLPMLIHQDIHVAENCKMEFARPYLVDEIAREFPDLKIVIAQLGYPWTEETIALLCKHRNVFADISGLLHQPWAAYNALVSAYQAEVMDALLFGSDFPYGNAAACIEALYRINQFCHGTNLPTVPREQLRLIVERDVLKLLDIESDGDTAPREPDTTVIRDE; encoded by the coding sequence ATGATCGTTGACTGCCATACCCACGTTTGGGAATCCATCGAGCAACTGGGTCGGGGCACCGGTCAGGTCTATGGCCGGCCGCACGGGCATCGTTCCGCTTCGATCCCCCGGGCAGATATAGCCAGTCATCTCGCCGCTGCCAAGCCGGTGGACAAGTCGTTCGTACTGGCGTTCAAGAGCCACTACCTCGAGGCCGACGTTCCGAACGCCTACGTCGCCCGTTATGTCCGCCAGTACCCCGACCGGCTGATCGGGTTCGCCGGGCTGGATCCCTCGCGGCCCAAGGAGGCGATCGACGAACTCCGCCGGGCTCACGATGATCTGGGCATGCGCGGCGTGACCATCTGGCCGGCCGCCCAGGACTTCCACCCGGCCAGTTCGGCCGCCATGCGGGTATACGCCGAGGTCTCCCGGCTGCGGCTCCCCATGCTCATCCACCAGGACATCCACGTGGCCGAGAACTGCAAGATGGAGTTCGCACGACCATACCTGGTGGACGAGATCGCCCGCGAGTTCCCCGACCTCAAGATCGTCATCGCCCAGCTCGGCTACCCCTGGACGGAAGAGACCATCGCTCTGCTCTGCAAGCACCGCAACGTCTTCGCCGACATCAGCGGACTCCTTCACCAGCCCTGGGCAGCCTATAATGCCCTCGTGTCGGCTTACCAGGCGGAAGTCATGGATGCCCTGCTGTTCGGCAGCGACTTCCCGTACGGCAACGCGGCCGCCTGCATCGAGGCGTTGTACCGAATCAACCAGTTCTGCCACGGCACCAACCTGCCAACCGTTCCTCGTGAGCAGCTCCGCCTCATCGTCGAACGCGACGTCCTCAAGCTGCTAGACATCGAGTCCGACGGCGACACCGCTCCTCGCGAGCCGGATACAACGGTCATTCGCGACGAATAG
- a CDS encoding DUF4416 family protein — MGTARSPRPVNLVCGLISNDPDLMNRAVKLLGEHFGATDEVTKLWPFDDTDYYALEMGEDLQRQFTSFERVVDPAQLAAVKVLTNEIERRIARDCGLTADRRPVNLDPGYLTLSKLVLATTKDFGHRVYLRDGIYAESTLHYEHGRWTAWPWTYPDYAGPRYHEFFDRVRERLRVKLNTWAAESSSDKGTTR; from the coding sequence ATGGGCACGGCTCGCTCTCCCAGACCGGTGAACCTCGTCTGCGGGTTGATCTCCAATGACCCCGACTTGATGAACCGCGCGGTCAAGTTGCTGGGCGAGCACTTCGGGGCGACCGATGAGGTCACGAAGCTGTGGCCTTTCGACGATACCGACTACTACGCCCTTGAAATGGGCGAGGATCTGCAGCGGCAATTCACCTCCTTCGAGCGAGTAGTCGATCCGGCTCAGTTAGCCGCGGTCAAGGTGCTGACCAACGAGATTGAGCGGCGGATTGCGCGGGACTGCGGGCTTACGGCGGACCGGCGGCCGGTGAACCTCGATCCTGGATACCTGACGCTCAGCAAGCTGGTGTTGGCCACAACCAAGGATTTTGGCCACCGGGTGTATCTCCGCGATGGGATTTACGCCGAGAGCACGCTGCACTATGAGCATGGGCGGTGGACGGCGTGGCCGTGGACATATCCCGATTACGCCGGCCCGAGGTACCACGAGTTCTTCGACCGCGTCCGCGAGCGCCTGCGGGTCAAACTCAACACATGGGCGGCAGAATCCAGCTCGGACAAGGGGACTACCCGGTGA
- a CDS encoding undecaprenyl/decaprenyl-phosphate alpha-N-acetylglucosaminyl 1-phosphate transferase: MISRGSIGVAVASLLVSLLISAILTPIVRRWASRREFVDRPGPVDSYKKHKVPTPYGGGIAITVAILVPMAAMVLAGVAFKHIEPNQIHAFTNWLPHWPHWLGGVAIKIPVALAIIAGALVMHLMGIIDDHYPLSPYFKLFIQAVVALMLTAGFKIRVLEFLGPVPAVILTMVWIVALTNAFNFMDNMDGLSAGVAALTAIMLALTSLLAGQVFVPCMLLLVAGAVLGFLIYNFPPATIFMGDAGSLVVGYMLAVSVVLVTFYNPGQDREPFGVFVPLVIFAVPIYDMGSVMIHRLRSGASVFHPDRRHFSHRLVKLGMSPTAAVLTIYLATTATAMPAILLPFLHWAGAVLIFGQCVCVVALIAVLESRDAS; the protein is encoded by the coding sequence GTGATATCTCGTGGTTCGATCGGCGTGGCTGTCGCCTCTCTCCTGGTCTCCCTGCTGATCAGCGCGATCCTGACTCCGATCGTCCGTCGCTGGGCGAGCCGGCGCGAGTTCGTGGATCGGCCGGGCCCGGTCGACAGCTACAAGAAACACAAGGTCCCGACACCCTACGGCGGGGGGATCGCGATCACCGTGGCCATCCTCGTACCCATGGCGGCCATGGTCCTGGCCGGCGTCGCGTTTAAGCATATCGAACCGAACCAGATCCACGCGTTCACGAACTGGCTGCCGCACTGGCCGCACTGGCTGGGTGGCGTCGCGATCAAGATCCCGGTCGCACTGGCCATCATCGCCGGGGCCCTGGTCATGCACCTCATGGGCATCATCGACGATCACTACCCGTTGTCTCCGTACTTCAAGCTGTTCATTCAGGCGGTGGTCGCCCTCATGCTCACCGCCGGCTTCAAGATCCGCGTGCTCGAGTTCCTGGGGCCGGTCCCTGCGGTCATACTGACCATGGTGTGGATCGTCGCCCTCACCAACGCGTTCAACTTCATGGACAACATGGACGGTCTGTCTGCGGGGGTCGCGGCGTTGACCGCGATCATGCTGGCCCTGACCTCACTGCTGGCCGGTCAGGTGTTTGTGCCCTGCATGCTGCTGCTGGTCGCCGGGGCGGTACTTGGCTTCCTGATCTACAACTTCCCGCCCGCCACGATCTTCATGGGCGACGCCGGCAGTCTTGTCGTGGGGTACATGCTTGCGGTGAGCGTCGTCCTGGTGACGTTCTACAATCCCGGACAGGACCGTGAGCCGTTCGGCGTTTTCGTGCCGCTGGTCATCTTCGCCGTGCCGATCTACGACATGGGCAGCGTGATGATCCACCGCTTGCGCAGCGGGGCGAGCGTCTTCCATCCTGACCGCCGCCACTTCTCGCATCGCCTGGTCAAGCTCGGCATGAGCCCGACGGCCGCCGTACTGACCATCTACTTGGCGACCACGGCCACGGCCATGCCCGCGATTCTGCTGCCGTTCCTGCACTGGGCGGGCGCGGTGCTCATCTTCGGCCAGTGTGTCTGCGTCGTGGCTCTGATCGCCGTTCTGGAATCGCGTGATGCATCCTGA
- a CDS encoding O-antigen ligase family protein produces MHPDRPPSRSIPAASAAARLASTAPVDGRQWIASILERVALFVLLMLLAMRPLLGESYDSSLNSISAAVDLPDTINPATTAWFDLVIWAAGILVAGAAVLSRRAWRWTGLEAGWVLLILAAVVSTVFASNRRLALNGSADWLAAVVIVFLVANLSRDRLRIALVLAVLAASGVATAARSGMQATVEFKETWDHYQKTKEEFWRRQGIQLTDVRVDLFERRMKSREASGFFPFSNAQGALLAMCGFSLLGLLALRRRARWQQIVLGKLAALLFLFIPLTGSKAGCAAGLLGLLLGGYLWLYSDAWRPQWRKTLASAWAAIAVCTLLVAIFGFVRGGLPGDSLNFRWQYWQVTGRIIADTFPTGTGALNYDWAYLLRKPIEYPEEIKDPHNFVLSTIAQWGAFGGLGLLILLAGGSLVLARTWGTAGEESVEPVPETAAERAVMLRWWGALAIGFFLLRILLFSGLWQRDASGQAMVMFDLGLYGVLWAFSLGAFLWLGLEGQPREGDCFRIPILCAVLVFLLHNTVDSSMFFAGTLTPFAALGGLLLASAGAGSASPRSIRAVRLVFAAAALGFLAHLAVNVIPVSRSRAALAESRSRDFDDRALACFAEAAAADPLDPTPSADLASACFRDPSPEALTAGLEALDEAIRRDPKRISHQQCRMRALEAAFQTGGTPADLQAAIAAGRRCTAMYPASPDHHLELAALLDRARTALSDPALLDEAVREYREALRLNDARPIAEPRRWPPEHRRQVQSRLEELLASRTRPAG; encoded by the coding sequence ATGCATCCTGATCGACCGCCGTCCCGCTCCATTCCGGCTGCTTCGGCTGCTGCCCGGCTCGCATCGACTGCCCCCGTGGACGGGCGTCAGTGGATCGCCAGCATCCTGGAAAGGGTCGCGCTGTTCGTGCTGCTCATGCTCCTGGCCATGCGGCCGCTGTTGGGAGAAAGCTACGACTCCTCGTTGAACTCGATTTCCGCGGCAGTCGACCTGCCGGACACGATCAACCCGGCCACCACCGCATGGTTCGATCTGGTGATCTGGGCGGCGGGCATCCTGGTCGCCGGTGCGGCCGTACTGAGCCGTCGCGCCTGGCGATGGACCGGGCTCGAAGCCGGCTGGGTGCTGCTGATTCTGGCGGCCGTCGTTTCCACCGTTTTCGCCAGCAACCGGAGGCTGGCGCTCAACGGTTCGGCCGATTGGCTCGCTGCCGTGGTGATCGTCTTCCTCGTGGCCAACCTGAGCCGCGACCGGCTGCGGATCGCCCTGGTCCTGGCCGTCCTGGCCGCGTCGGGTGTGGCCACGGCTGCCAGGTCCGGTATGCAGGCCACAGTCGAGTTCAAGGAAACCTGGGACCATTATCAGAAGACCAAGGAGGAGTTCTGGCGGCGCCAGGGGATCCAGCTCACCGACGTCCGCGTCGACCTGTTCGAGCGCCGAATGAAGTCGCGCGAGGCCAGCGGGTTCTTCCCGTTCAGCAATGCCCAGGGTGCTCTGCTGGCCATGTGCGGGTTCTCGCTGCTGGGCCTGCTCGCCTTGCGCCGCCGAGCCCGTTGGCAGCAGATCGTGCTCGGCAAGCTGGCAGCCCTGCTCTTCCTGTTCATCCCCCTGACCGGCAGTAAGGCGGGTTGTGCCGCCGGACTCCTGGGATTGCTGCTGGGAGGGTACCTCTGGCTATACTCGGATGCCTGGCGGCCGCAATGGCGAAAGACTCTGGCGTCCGCCTGGGCGGCCATCGCAGTTTGCACACTCCTCGTGGCCATCTTCGGGTTCGTGCGCGGTGGACTGCCCGGCGACTCGCTGAACTTCCGCTGGCAATACTGGCAGGTCACCGGTCGGATTATCGCCGACACCTTCCCGACCGGCACGGGTGCCCTCAACTACGATTGGGCCTACCTGCTGCGCAAGCCGATCGAGTACCCCGAGGAAATCAAGGACCCCCACAACTTCGTGCTCTCCACCATCGCCCAGTGGGGCGCGTTCGGTGGCCTGGGGCTGCTGATCCTGCTGGCCGGCGGGTCACTGGTGCTCGCTCGGACCTGGGGCACGGCGGGGGAGGAATCCGTCGAGCCTGTGCCGGAAACGGCTGCGGAGAGGGCCGTCATGCTGCGGTGGTGGGGTGCCTTGGCCATCGGCTTCTTCCTGCTCCGGATCCTCCTGTTCAGCGGTCTCTGGCAGCGCGATGCCTCCGGCCAGGCGATGGTCATGTTTGACCTTGGCCTCTACGGTGTTCTTTGGGCCTTCTCGCTGGGGGCATTCCTCTGGCTCGGTCTGGAGGGCCAGCCGAGGGAAGGCGATTGCTTCCGCATCCCCATCCTGTGTGCCGTGTTAGTGTTCCTGCTGCACAACACGGTTGACAGTTCGATGTTCTTCGCGGGAACACTGACTCCTTTCGCGGCTTTGGGTGGGCTTCTCCTGGCCTCGGCAGGTGCCGGTTCCGCCTCCCCTCGCTCCATCCGCGCGGTTCGTCTGGTCTTCGCCGCGGCGGCCTTGGGATTCCTTGCCCACCTTGCAGTGAACGTGATCCCGGTGTCCCGATCCCGGGCCGCTCTGGCCGAGTCCAGGTCCAGGGACTTCGACGATCGCGCCCTCGCCTGCTTTGCCGAGGCCGCAGCCGCCGATCCCCTGGATCCGACGCCGTCGGCCGATCTGGCCAGTGCCTGCTTCCGCGATCCATCGCCCGAGGCCCTCACCGCCGGCCTCGAAGCCCTCGATGAGGCCATCCGCCGTGATCCCAAACGGATATCCCATCAGCAGTGCCGCATGCGGGCCCTGGAAGCCGCCTTCCAGACCGGGGGCACGCCCGCCGACCTCCAGGCCGCCATAGCCGCCGGACGTCGGTGCACGGCCATGTATCCTGCTTCGCCCGACCACCACCTGGAGCTGGCCGCTCTGCTGGACCGCGCTCGAACAGCCCTGTCCGATCCCGCCCTCCTCGACGAAGCCGTCCGCGAGTACCGCGAAGCCCTGCGCCTGAACGATGCCCGCCCCATTGCCGAGCCTCGTCGCTGGCCCCCCGAACATCGCCGCCAGGTTCAATCCCGCCTGGAGGAGCTGCTGGCGTCCCGAACCCGCCCGGCTGGCTGA